A single Actinomadura algeriensis DNA region contains:
- a CDS encoding cupin-like domain-containing protein has protein sequence MAPPLEQWRRWIAENLLLGNPPEAIRAVLVKNAFSEADAAREVNAALESPYVQGGSRIANRLRKREWTLTVYGRLARMRAGSGAIERRERPSRDEFFEEYYAQNRPVIITGMLKSWPALEKWSLDYFRERCGDREVEVQSGRESDENYEINGPQHKRVMRFREYLDLVETAGKSNDFYMTANNGSRNQDALDVLWSDIDPIDEYLDGNTRDKSFFWLGPAGTKTPYHHDLTNNFMAQVIGRKRVKLVPMHDTSYIYNNVHCYSEVDASAVDHARFPKMRNAQVHECVLEPGELLFIPIGWWHYVEGLDVTTTMSFTNFRVYNDFAENYTTYQHL, from the coding sequence GTGGCACCTCCCCTCGAGCAGTGGCGCCGCTGGATCGCCGAGAACCTGCTGCTGGGCAACCCGCCGGAGGCGATCCGCGCGGTGCTGGTGAAGAACGCGTTCAGCGAGGCCGACGCGGCCCGCGAGGTGAACGCGGCGCTGGAGAGCCCCTACGTGCAGGGCGGCTCGCGCATCGCCAACCGGCTCCGCAAGCGCGAGTGGACGCTGACCGTCTACGGGCGGCTCGCGCGGATGCGGGCGGGCAGCGGCGCGATCGAACGGCGGGAACGCCCGTCCCGCGACGAGTTCTTCGAGGAGTACTACGCGCAGAACCGGCCCGTCATCATCACCGGAATGCTGAAGTCGTGGCCCGCCCTCGAAAAATGGAGCCTCGACTACTTCCGGGAGCGTTGCGGCGACCGCGAGGTCGAGGTCCAGTCCGGCCGGGAATCGGACGAGAATTATGAGATCAACGGCCCGCAGCACAAGCGCGTGATGCGGTTCCGCGAGTACCTCGATCTGGTGGAGACGGCCGGGAAGTCGAACGACTTCTACATGACGGCGAACAATGGTTCCCGTAACCAGGACGCGCTGGACGTCCTGTGGTCCGACATCGACCCGATCGACGAATACCTCGACGGCAACACGCGCGACAAGAGCTTCTTCTGGCTCGGCCCGGCGGGGACGAAGACCCCGTACCACCACGACCTGACGAACAACTTCATGGCGCAGGTCATCGGCCGCAAGCGCGTCAAGCTCGTGCCGATGCACGACACGTCGTACATCTACAACAACGTCCACTGCTACTCCGAGGTGGACGCGAGCGCGGTCGACCACGCGCGGTTCCCGAAGATGCGCAACGCGCAGGTGCACGAGTGCGTGCTGGAGCCGGGCGAGCTGCTGTTCATCCCGATCGGCTGGTGGCACTACGTCGAGGGCCTCGACGTCACGACGACGATGAGCTTCACGAACTTCCGCGTCTACAACGACTTCGCGGAGAACTACACCACCTACCAGCACCTTTAA
- a CDS encoding dolichyl-phosphate-mannose--protein mannosyltransferase: MTASAALEETEPAADEPPRGRGLPWAWLGPLLVSAVAGVLVFHRLGEPHALVWDETYYAKDAWSLLQFGVEHNWNADRSGNPANGMFLAGHPESALSSGPEWAAHPPFGKWLIAAGIALFGAGPFGFRAAAALAGVLTVLVLARTARRMTGSTVLGCAAGLLLALDGSWLVSSRIAMLDVFLLLWIVAGFGCLVVDRDRTRAALAEGAGRFLGRRWRFAAGLCFGLACATKWSAVYVIVFLWVLVLLWDRNARKDAGADRPWRATAKLDVPLSLVQFWVVAGTVYVASWWGWFASGTGLQQAIFGRRVTGFQRDWAEYHPSEVWPSFLDPVRSLWHYHAMNLEFHASVTEPNPAQSWPWEWPWLGHPAVMFRSASEGCGDALCAAQITHVGTPALWWAALAALIAVAAFVRDWRAAAVIGGFLACWLPWIPAALDDRTMYSTYALPMLPFAVLAIVLLGQRLHAALPVTARAAGVVYVLVVAANLYYLHPILTAEPLPEPARQSRLWLPEWS; encoded by the coding sequence GGGGCCGCGGTCTCCCCTGGGCATGGCTCGGGCCGCTGCTGGTCTCGGCGGTCGCCGGGGTGCTGGTGTTCCACCGGCTCGGCGAGCCGCACGCGCTCGTCTGGGACGAGACGTACTACGCCAAGGACGCGTGGTCGCTGCTGCAGTTCGGCGTCGAGCACAACTGGAACGCCGACCGGTCCGGAAACCCGGCGAACGGGATGTTCCTCGCGGGGCACCCGGAGTCGGCGCTGTCCAGCGGCCCGGAGTGGGCGGCGCACCCGCCGTTCGGCAAGTGGCTCATCGCGGCGGGCATCGCGCTGTTCGGCGCGGGCCCGTTCGGGTTCCGCGCGGCGGCCGCGCTCGCGGGCGTGCTGACCGTGCTGGTCCTCGCCCGCACCGCGCGCCGGATGACCGGTTCGACCGTCCTCGGCTGCGCGGCGGGCCTGCTCCTCGCGCTGGACGGCTCGTGGCTCGTGTCGAGCCGGATCGCGATGCTGGACGTGTTCCTGCTGCTGTGGATCGTCGCCGGGTTCGGGTGCCTCGTCGTCGACCGCGACCGGACGCGCGCCGCCCTGGCCGAGGGCGCCGGCCGGTTCCTCGGACGGCGGTGGCGGTTCGCCGCCGGGCTCTGCTTCGGCCTCGCCTGCGCGACGAAGTGGTCCGCCGTCTACGTGATCGTGTTCCTTTGGGTGCTGGTCCTGCTGTGGGACCGGAACGCGCGCAAGGACGCGGGCGCGGACCGCCCGTGGCGGGCGACGGCGAAGCTCGACGTCCCGCTGTCGCTCGTCCAGTTCTGGGTGGTGGCGGGCACGGTGTACGTGGCGAGCTGGTGGGGGTGGTTCGCGTCCGGGACGGGCCTGCAGCAGGCGATCTTCGGACGGCGGGTCACCGGGTTCCAGCGCGACTGGGCCGAGTACCACCCGAGCGAGGTGTGGCCGTCGTTCCTCGACCCCGTCCGGTCGCTGTGGCACTACCACGCGATGAACCTCGAGTTCCACGCGAGCGTCACCGAGCCGAACCCCGCGCAGTCGTGGCCGTGGGAGTGGCCGTGGCTCGGGCATCCGGCCGTGATGTTCCGGTCGGCGTCGGAGGGCTGCGGCGACGCCCTGTGCGCCGCCCAGATCACGCACGTCGGGACGCCCGCGCTCTGGTGGGCGGCGCTCGCGGCGCTGATCGCCGTCGCGGCGTTCGTCCGGGACTGGCGGGCGGCGGCCGTCATCGGCGGCTTCCTGGCGTGCTGGCTGCCGTGGATCCCCGCCGCGCTCGACGACCGCACGATGTACTCCACGTACGCGCTGCCGATGCTGCCGTTCGCCGTCCTGGCGATCGTCCTGCTGGGGCAGCGGCTCCATGCCGCACTGCCCGTCACCGCACGCGCCGCCGGCGTCGTGTACGTGCTGGTGGTGGCGGCGAACCTGTACTACCTGCACCCGATCCTGACGGCCGAACCGCTCCCCGAGCCCGCGCGGCAGTCGCGCCTGTGGCTTCCAGAGTGGAGCTGA
- a CDS encoding DUF6801 domain-containing protein has translation MTIRVRGTAVMAAAAAIGLAALVTGGGAAPARAREADATLKYACALPDGTSQVAGVRVRAEFPAGGTAGEPVAPGRATVTATLPAAAVAAVVPEGAAAVAGTAELAVVAAQNGTSTPTAWPGLAAPAATPQEGADLVLEASGDVPPVTPAGSGDLTFAAAALTLTLDPRDAQGRTPEGAKPVAVTCEPVADQDVTLATVPVTAGPSGAPEATAAPDAPVAPRAAAPGTAAEEAPGETPAECGTYEGPDSTWMGGCIYLSGFSNVTKLDGATIINDPEFADPALTNVIYKITSTGAELRQRFVSPLRSRSTFLTFGLMPTTATMELTQMPLEPGGPVYGAVEAITNLETGVQTVKAHMKMSIRLYDVSVKGTPLDVGGRCRSSVPAEFELTGTMTNILEGGVLDGTFAIPSFEGCGAAEDLDPLFNATVSGDKNLLRVTLGATCIPFAQISCPPVLPEPSRSGSAAG, from the coding sequence TTGACGATCCGGGTTCGCGGGACGGCGGTGATGGCGGCCGCGGCGGCGATCGGGCTGGCCGCGCTGGTGACCGGGGGCGGCGCCGCGCCCGCCCGGGCGCGGGAGGCGGACGCGACGCTCAAGTACGCGTGCGCGCTGCCGGACGGGACGTCGCAGGTCGCGGGCGTCCGCGTGCGCGCGGAGTTCCCGGCGGGCGGGACGGCCGGGGAACCGGTGGCGCCGGGCCGCGCGACGGTGACCGCGACGCTTCCGGCGGCGGCCGTCGCGGCGGTCGTCCCCGAGGGGGCCGCGGCCGTCGCGGGGACGGCCGAACTCGCGGTCGTCGCGGCGCAGAACGGCACGTCGACGCCGACCGCCTGGCCGGGCCTGGCCGCCCCGGCCGCCACCCCGCAGGAGGGCGCGGACCTGGTGCTGGAGGCGTCCGGCGACGTCCCGCCGGTGACCCCCGCCGGGTCCGGCGACCTCACGTTCGCCGCCGCCGCGCTCACCCTGACCCTGGATCCGCGCGACGCGCAGGGCCGGACGCCCGAGGGCGCGAAGCCGGTCGCGGTCACCTGCGAACCGGTCGCGGACCAGGACGTCACGCTCGCGACCGTCCCGGTGACGGCGGGCCCGTCGGGCGCGCCGGAGGCGACGGCGGCGCCGGACGCGCCGGTCGCGCCCCGCGCCGCCGCGCCGGGGACCGCGGCGGAGGAGGCGCCGGGCGAGACCCCGGCGGAGTGCGGCACCTACGAGGGGCCGGACTCCACGTGGATGGGGGGCTGCATCTACCTGTCCGGGTTCTCGAACGTGACGAAGCTGGACGGCGCGACGATCATCAACGACCCCGAGTTCGCCGATCCGGCCCTCACCAACGTCATCTACAAGATCACCTCGACGGGCGCGGAGCTGCGGCAGCGGTTCGTGTCCCCGCTGCGGTCGCGGTCGACGTTCCTGACGTTCGGGCTCATGCCCACGACGGCGACGATGGAGCTGACCCAGATGCCGCTGGAACCGGGCGGTCCCGTCTACGGGGCGGTCGAGGCGATCACGAACCTGGAGACCGGCGTCCAGACGGTCAAGGCGCACATGAAGATGTCGATCCGCCTCTACGACGTCAGCGTGAAGGGCACGCCCCTCGACGTCGGCGGCCGCTGCCGCAGCTCGGTCCCGGCCGAGTTCGAGCTCACCGGCACCATGACCAACATCCTGGAGGGCGGGGTCCTGGACGGGACGTTCGCGATCCCGTCGTTCGAGGGTTGCGGCGCCGCCGAGGACCTCGACCCGCTGTTCAACGCGACGGTGTCGGGCGACAAGAACCTGCTCCGCGTCACCCTCGGCGCCACCTGCATCCCGTTCGCGCAGATCAGCTGCCCGCCGGTGCTGCCCGAACCGTCCCGCTCCGGGTCCGCCGCCGGCTGA
- a CDS encoding protein kinase domain-containing protein — MADRRTATQGSPLLAEDPRRIGDYWLANRLGAGGQGVVYEAYGETGERVAVKAFHERLAGSPRLRAQAGREVAAARRAASFCTARILAADLDGPRPYIVSEFIEGPSLREVVLGSGTYGGDDLLRLATGIATALTAIHQSGVIHRDLKPGNVLIGPEGPRLIDFGIARTDDMTLTAAEGVIGTPGYTAPEVLRGERAAPAADVFAWGVAVVFAATGRSPYGAPNFAASLQRILADDADLTAVDEPLRTHVRRALAVEPGDRPAAPELLLALIGGADAAAMLGEGSRIAASVRPPRTHAPDPSLHDRAERACLDVRADDRPLVPSLLLGLVGADGEARPVPRADLLAAGPAGSAEPLDRILGVFAAAGLIEVSGDVCSFAAPALVHTWPRLRGWISDDREGLRVRDELARGARLWDEHGRKPGDLLQGTALASTAEFATTQRTRVGLGGRAQDFLAASRARERRRLRIRRAAAAATAVFLVLSLIAVGVIESQRRDLERQRDAAWARSVAARAEAVRPDDPRAAMLLSAAAWRIAEVDEARGPVLTARFEQTVAVRELPTAPNYSATNLALGAGGRRLVNIDEHDGRFAEFLDVPSLRERPLDITRAPARALVTAVNAESGLVAYQDGGRSTVWDLEKERPVGAVVPAVLERLPTREIGVSRNFDEPTDPVRLWDLRTGEPVPGPPAGLQAAVGADGGRAAIVIDETHVEVWDLRARRRLATFATQRPIMTGRYDFDLVPPALSRDGTKIAVAFGQGEVGIWNAVTGMQEAVVAGEPRTATLGGVASLAFGSDGRFLLGASRVEGVRLWETGGMSETFAAEAKAGQAAFGPGDRTLVVLDGDQQGAWLRVFDVTRQTRPATVLTYPAANIEEQRGAFSPDGRFFALRDKSSVRTFDVESGDPVGPPVPNKVTGTEPDLLVAFTPDGRHVVDGHRPSGIRLLDPRTGRTTRTLGPAYGGAEPVSSTVSFSRDGERVAYSVDGNRTTLVRDVGSGRLLYRWEPRGADWGMGVMRPDGEGILLVTESVDLVALPGGKRRRLIPDWSSGLVAQSRDGRLLAFRAATTIRLFDMDGGRLLEPSFPLDDGGSAVVSFTPDGRFLVVGDSQGRLHLWDVRTRRPLGGPIALHNGPVLDIAFPGGGARMLTAGTDGTVRETSLDPGDAVREICDRAGGALTEAEWRRYVPDVPYRPACR, encoded by the coding sequence GTGGCTGATCGGCGTACGGCGACGCAGGGGTCCCCGCTCCTGGCCGAGGACCCGCGGCGGATCGGGGACTACTGGCTGGCGAACCGGCTGGGCGCGGGCGGCCAGGGCGTCGTGTACGAGGCGTACGGCGAGACCGGCGAACGGGTCGCGGTCAAGGCGTTCCACGAACGGCTCGCCGGGAGCCCCCGCCTGCGCGCGCAGGCGGGCCGGGAGGTCGCCGCGGCCCGCCGCGCCGCGTCGTTCTGCACCGCCCGCATCCTGGCCGCCGACCTCGACGGCCCGCGCCCCTACATCGTCAGCGAGTTCATCGAGGGTCCCAGCCTGCGCGAGGTGGTGCTGGGAAGCGGCACCTACGGCGGCGACGACCTGCTGCGGCTGGCGACCGGCATCGCCACGGCGCTCACCGCCATCCACCAGTCCGGCGTCATCCACCGCGACCTCAAACCGGGCAACGTGCTGATCGGCCCGGAAGGCCCCCGGCTGATCGACTTCGGCATCGCGCGCACCGACGACATGACGCTCACGGCGGCCGAGGGCGTCATCGGCACCCCCGGCTACACGGCCCCCGAGGTGCTCCGGGGCGAGCGGGCCGCCCCCGCCGCCGACGTCTTCGCCTGGGGCGTCGCCGTCGTGTTCGCCGCGACCGGCCGGTCCCCGTACGGCGCGCCGAACTTCGCCGCGTCCCTGCAGCGGATCCTCGCCGACGACGCCGACCTCACCGCCGTGGACGAGCCGCTCCGGACGCACGTCCGCCGCGCGCTGGCCGTCGAACCGGGCGACCGCCCGGCCGCCCCCGAACTGCTGCTCGCGCTGATCGGCGGCGCCGACGCGGCGGCGATGCTGGGCGAGGGCAGCCGCATCGCCGCGTCCGTCCGGCCCCCGCGGACGCACGCGCCGGACCCGTCCCTGCACGACCGCGCCGAACGCGCGTGCCTCGACGTCCGCGCGGACGATCGCCCGCTCGTCCCGTCCCTGCTGCTCGGGCTCGTCGGCGCCGACGGGGAGGCGCGGCCGGTGCCGCGGGCGGACCTGCTCGCCGCCGGACCGGCCGGCTCCGCCGAGCCGCTCGACCGGATCCTCGGCGTCTTCGCCGCCGCCGGGCTGATCGAGGTCAGCGGGGACGTCTGCTCGTTCGCCGCGCCCGCCCTCGTCCACACCTGGCCCCGGCTGCGCGGCTGGATCAGCGACGACCGGGAGGGACTGCGCGTCCGGGACGAGCTGGCCCGCGGCGCGCGGCTCTGGGACGAGCACGGCCGCAAGCCCGGCGACCTGCTGCAGGGCACCGCGCTGGCCTCGACGGCGGAGTTCGCCACCACGCAGCGGACCCGGGTCGGGCTCGGCGGCCGGGCGCAGGACTTCCTCGCCGCGAGCCGCGCGCGGGAACGGCGGCGGCTGCGGATCCGCCGCGCCGCGGCCGCCGCGACGGCCGTCTTCCTGGTGCTGTCGCTGATCGCCGTCGGGGTCATCGAGTCGCAGCGCCGCGACCTCGAACGGCAGCGCGACGCGGCGTGGGCGCGGTCGGTCGCGGCGCGGGCCGAGGCCGTCCGCCCGGACGATCCGCGCGCCGCGATGCTGCTGAGCGCGGCCGCCTGGCGCATCGCGGAGGTCGACGAGGCGCGCGGGCCGGTACTGACGGCCCGGTTCGAGCAGACGGTGGCGGTGCGGGAGCTGCCCACCGCGCCCAACTACAGCGCGACCAATCTGGCGCTCGGTGCCGGCGGCCGGAGGCTCGTGAACATCGACGAACACGACGGCCGGTTCGCCGAGTTCCTGGACGTCCCGTCCCTGCGCGAGCGCCCCCTCGACATCACCCGGGCGCCCGCGAGAGCTCTGGTGACGGCCGTGAACGCCGAAAGCGGGCTCGTCGCCTACCAGGACGGCGGGCGATCGACGGTGTGGGACCTGGAGAAGGAACGCCCGGTGGGCGCCGTCGTCCCCGCCGTGCTGGAACGGCTGCCCACCCGCGAGATCGGGGTCAGCCGGAACTTTGACGAGCCCACCGATCCGGTGCGCCTGTGGGACCTGCGGACGGGCGAGCCGGTGCCGGGGCCGCCCGCCGGGCTGCAGGCGGCGGTCGGCGCGGACGGCGGCAGGGCGGCGATCGTCATCGACGAGACGCACGTGGAGGTCTGGGATCTGCGCGCACGCCGCCGGCTGGCGACCTTCGCGACCCAGCGGCCGATCATGACCGGACGCTACGACTTCGACCTCGTTCCGCCCGCGTTGAGCAGGGACGGCACGAAGATCGCGGTCGCGTTCGGGCAGGGCGAGGTCGGGATCTGGAACGCCGTCACGGGCATGCAGGAGGCCGTGGTGGCGGGCGAACCGCGGACCGCGACGCTCGGCGGGGTCGCCTCGCTCGCGTTCGGTTCCGACGGGCGGTTCCTCCTCGGCGCCAGCCGTGTGGAGGGGGTGCGCCTGTGGGAGACGGGCGGGATGTCCGAGACGTTCGCGGCCGAGGCGAAGGCCGGTCAGGCGGCTTTCGGACCGGGCGACCGGACCCTGGTCGTCCTGGACGGCGACCAGCAGGGCGCCTGGCTCCGCGTGTTCGACGTGACCCGGCAGACGCGGCCCGCGACCGTCCTGACCTACCCGGCCGCGAACATCGAGGAGCAGCGCGGGGCGTTCAGCCCGGACGGCCGGTTCTTCGCCCTGCGTGACAAGTCGTCCGTCCGGACGTTCGACGTGGAATCCGGCGACCCGGTCGGCCCGCCCGTCCCGAACAAGGTCACCGGGACCGAGCCCGACCTGCTCGTCGCCTTCACGCCGGACGGGCGGCACGTGGTCGACGGTCACCGGCCGAGCGGCATCCGGCTGCTGGACCCGAGGACGGGACGGACGACCCGGACGCTGGGCCCCGCCTACGGCGGCGCGGAGCCGGTGAGCAGCACCGTGTCGTTCAGCCGCGACGGGGAGCGGGTCGCCTACAGCGTCGACGGGAACCGGACCACCCTGGTCCGCGACGTCGGCAGCGGACGGCTGCTGTACCGGTGGGAGCCCCGCGGGGCCGACTGGGGGATGGGCGTCATGCGGCCGGACGGCGAGGGCATCCTCCTCGTGACCGAGAGCGTCGATCTGGTGGCCCTCCCGGGAGGGAAGAGACGCCGTCTCATCCCCGACTGGTCGAGCGGTCTCGTCGCACAGAGCCGGGACGGCCGCCTGCTCGCCTTCCGCGCCGCCACGACGATACGGCTGTTCGACATGGACGGCGGCCGGCTCCTGGAGCCGTCCTTCCCCCTCGACGACGGCGGATCGGCGGTCGTGTCCTTCACGCCTGACGGCCGGTTCCTCGTCGTGGGCGACTCCCAGGGCCGCCTGCACCTGTGGGACGTCCGGACCCGGCGCCCGCTGGGCGGCCCGATCGCCCTCCACAACGGCCCGGTGCTCGACATCGCGTTCCCCGGCGGCGGCGCGCGGATGCTCACGGCCGGGACCGACGGCACCGTCCGGGAGACCTCGCTCGACCCCGGCGACGCCGTGCGGGAGATCTGCGACCGGGCGGGCGGCGCCCTCACCGAGGCCGAATGGCGGCGGTACGTCCCCGATGTCCCGTACCGTCCCGCCTGCCGCTGA
- a CDS encoding DUF6801 domain-containing protein, giving the protein MEGKLKNRTRRAVSGLAAAAIGGLGLTALGVAAAAPAMAEPVHQTLNYHCVFPLIGNQPLVVDVRSDIPAQIEVGEQTPAFQIEATAHITPTIHNGLRAVQAATLEGWATAQATLSVPESPSLPVAVDALFDTVEVPNRPGASWDLIATGAAPQLVFTQTGPGEIHVGDMTQVINPKRADGTEVWPGGQEVSCTKDPGQDAPFATFEIVDAGTPTPTPTPTPTPTPTPTPTPTPTPTPTPTPTPTPTPTPTPTPTPTPTPTPTPTPTPTPTPTPTPTPTPTPTPTPTPPDNTQHFDFTISGETFVKAPNGTAPLTGSVGADLNLMTGEVSADLQLDPTQGDFRILGFLPVTGDIGFAVQGGTTGVYESGQLTTNTSVITKLSSFKVFGMIPIGGGENCQTAEASDIQLQSAEGEFFDPNAGGTISGEYSLSEITDCGPLTGILNLFTAGDGNTIDLTLAPKA; this is encoded by the coding sequence TTGGAAGGCAAGCTCAAGAACCGCACGCGTCGCGCGGTCAGCGGCCTCGCGGCCGCGGCCATCGGTGGTCTCGGCCTCACCGCGCTCGGCGTCGCCGCCGCCGCGCCCGCCATGGCGGAGCCCGTCCACCAGACGCTCAACTACCACTGCGTCTTTCCGCTGATCGGCAACCAGCCGCTCGTCGTGGACGTCCGCTCCGACATTCCCGCGCAGATCGAGGTGGGCGAGCAGACGCCGGCGTTCCAGATCGAGGCGACGGCGCACATCACCCCGACCATCCACAACGGGCTGCGGGCCGTGCAGGCCGCCACGCTGGAGGGCTGGGCCACCGCGCAGGCGACGCTGTCGGTGCCGGAGTCGCCGTCGCTGCCGGTCGCCGTGGACGCGCTGTTCGACACCGTCGAGGTCCCGAACCGCCCGGGCGCCTCCTGGGACCTGATCGCCACCGGCGCCGCGCCGCAGCTGGTGTTCACCCAGACCGGCCCGGGTGAGATCCACGTCGGCGACATGACGCAGGTCATCAACCCGAAGCGCGCGGACGGGACCGAGGTCTGGCCGGGCGGCCAGGAGGTCTCCTGCACCAAGGACCCGGGCCAGGACGCGCCGTTCGCCACCTTCGAGATCGTCGACGCCGGCACCCCGACGCCGACCCCGACGCCCACCCCCACCCCGACGCCGACCCCCACGCCTACTCCCACGCCCACCCCCACCCCGACCCCCACGCCCACCCCCACTCCCACGCCTACTCCCACGCCGACCCCGACGCCGACGCCGACGCCGACGCCGACGCCGACGCCGACCCCCACGCCCACCCCCACGCCCACCCCCACCCCCACTCCGACCCCGACCCCCACCCCCACCCCTCCCGACAACACCCAGCACTTCGACTTCACGATCTCCGGTGAGACCTTCGTGAAGGCCCCGAACGGCACCGCGCCGCTGACCGGATCCGTGGGCGCCGACCTCAACCTGATGACCGGTGAGGTCTCCGCCGACCTGCAGCTCGACCCGACCCAGGGCGACTTCCGGATCCTCGGGTTCCTGCCGGTGACGGGTGACATCGGGTTCGCCGTGCAGGGCGGCACGACCGGCGTCTACGAGAGCGGCCAGCTGACCACGAACACCTCGGTCATCACCAAGCTGTCGTCGTTCAAGGTGTTCGGGATGATCCCGATCGGCGGCGGCGAGAACTGCCAGACCGCCGAGGCGTCCGACATCCAGCTGCAGTCCGCCGAGGGCGAGTTCTTCGACCCGAACGCGGGCGGCACGATCAGCGGCGAGTACTCGCTGTCGGAGATCACCGACTGCGGGCCCCTCACCGGGATCCTCAACCTGTTCACCGCGGGTGACGGCAACACGATCGACCTGACCCTCGCGCCCAAGGCCTGA